Within Sorghum bicolor cultivar BTx623 chromosome 2, Sorghum_bicolor_NCBIv3, whole genome shotgun sequence, the genomic segment GTAGCATGTGGGGCCGGACGAGCCCATGGCCCATGGTTTCTGCAAAATTTAGAGGGTGTTTAATTTCTCTCTTTTGTCAAAACTTTTGCGCTTTTAGCCCATCTTTTAGCAAAATGGATCTAAATAGCATGAGCAAAAAATATCATAAGAGCATGTGTTGTGTCTACATGTGTTAAAATTTTGTCATGTATCTAAACATCAAGATGTAAAGTTTGAATGAGCAAAAGTTTTGCCACAAAAGATTAGAAATAAAAAATTTTATCGTTTCAAAAGCatctaaacacccccttagtttGGATCGTCTAGTCtaatctctctcctctctttctcTGAATGTGTAGTCTAATCTCTAGTGGTTGGTTTTACCCTGTGTGTAGTAATAAGAGAGAGAAAACTTTTTTTGTCTAGGAAAGAATGGAAATACAAACCGACAGAGGATAGTGGTTAAAATATAACAAAAATGGCCCTTTTGAATTGAATGTCATTCCTTGGCGTGTTCATTAGACAAATCTTAATATGGTTTTCATGAGAGTTTTGTGTATGAATCTTAAGAACTTATAAACCTATAAGAACATTAACAATGTACTTAGACCACACACTCTAAATAACTAGCTAGGGCACAACAGTTTTAGACACAATTTGACTCATCCATTCCGACCGCTCATGTTTAGTTCACCACAAAAATCAAAAACTATTTTCTTAATAATGAAAATCCACTtaggcttgtttagtttcaaggtATAAAATTTTGGGGTGTCACATTGGGTATCACATAGGGGTGTCACACCAAGTGTTCGGATACTAATAAAATAAACATAATTTGTCACTAAACCGCAAGACGAAattattaagtctaattaatctatcattaacaCATGTGTGTTATAGCACTTTATTACCAAGTCATGGACtatttagatttaaaagattcgcctcGCAAAATAGTCGCAAtctatgcaattaattattcatttactctatatttaatgctccatacatgtattCAAATATTTGATAAGATATGGTTTAAATTTTTGGAggagcaactaaacaaggccagtttCTGAGGTCACCTTTTTTTCAATAGGGTATTCGTATGGATTTCAATCATACATGAATCTTTCTCAAATCTTAACAAAGATATAGTTTAGTAGTGCTTGTATTTTCTATATCTATTTTGCTAGAAAAATCTTAGTCGTGGTCAAAAGTTGTCCTATataggggtgtttagttcccataaaatacaaaatataaAATGCCAACTAATTTGGAATTATGTAATGCAAAATACCAAATTTTTTAGGATCAGTTCCATCTAAAATGTAgaatttattgttcttatggggcctctttgaggccttgtttagtttgcaaaatttttgctttttggctacagtagcattttcgtttttatttgacaaacattgtccaatcacggagtaactaggctcaaaagattcatctcacaaattacagataaactgtgcaattagtttttattttcgtctatatttaatgctccatgcatacgaccaaagattcgatgtgacggagaatcttgaaaatttttgcgaactaaacaaggcctgaggctCTTTTGGGCTTTTTTTGGCCTCTTGAGCCTAAAATCTAAAATAGAGAATGACTACTTTTTTACCAAAAAAGTTTACATGATATTTAATTTCATTATGCAAAATGATAaaccaaaattcaaaattttttaaatagaAGTGGAACTAAACACTCTCGTAAAACCTTGTCCCCGATATCATACTAGAAACACAGGCGCGGCTTTGCCGCGCCCTCCTTGGATTATACCAGTTCATAAGTACATGTTTGAAACAATGATGATCTGCTCTCATTTGAGCTGTGCAAGACCCTGTGCAGCTTAGCCCGTTGTTTAGTTTGTTTAATGAAGCAAGTAGTGTTTTGGGTATTATTGTGTCGTTGTTATTATCTCAGAAATGAAATGTAGCTATATGATCTTCTATATTTCGTAAGACTAACCAACTTAGTAAATCTGTATTACACATGTTTGCATGGGCATTAGAAATTGCGAGTTATCCAATTATCCTATTTCAAATAGGGTACTATAGCTAGTAATTAATATGCATTTAGCAAGGAAGCAAAAGCAAGTATCCTTGGGGAAGCTGTTTGTTTTTCAATGTCATCGACCGCGCTGAGCCCGTCTAAAAGGATCCTGGTGGACGACGAGTAAAACAACCTGTGTTCCTTGTTGATATGGGAAGAAGTTTAGAATAGATGTAATGAAGTTAGAAAATAAAGCTAAGTATCACGAAattaaaatatggatttctcgAGCTAAGGGCATATCACAAAAGATCAATCCAATAAAACTGGTGTTGAAATTTGTAGATCTCTCGGGAATTTATTTCACATTTATTTAAGTTCTGCGCATTACagtaaaatttttttggttaggccttgtttagttcactctaaaaactaaaagcttttcaagattctctgtcacatcgaaacttgcggtacatgcataaagtattaaatgtagacgaaaataaaaattaattgcatagttcacctgtaaatcacgagatgaatcttttgagtatagttagtctatgattggataatatttgtcaaataaaaacaaaaatgttacagtatcgaaatccaaaaaaatttcgaaactaaacaaggccttagaataaCATGTGCAAACTTATTTAAAAAAGGTAGAGGATTATGTTATGAATCTAAAAATAACGATTTTATATTGGCTCTATTGTTATTTTCCTGTGATTTTCACAAGTTAACAGCAAATGCATTCATAGAAGAAACGACCAAACCGCTACAGATCCACATCAAGTCAAATGGGATCCGCAACCAGTTGAGGGCTCCTCGATCGTTTAGGGCAGTAAGTATGACACCAGGATTCATTCCGGCCGATGAAatcttattatatatatatatatatatatataaataaactaACAATTTCGGTCGGGAATTGTTTCTGGGTTGACTCAGGGGAAACGAACAGGGCCTGAAGAAGGAGCTCGAGTTTACCTCGTTGATGTTGAAGGACAGCAAAGCTAGCTCTGTGTGGGCGTGATCCCCGGCGAAAGTGACGATGGGATACTGGTGGAGCACTTCGTGCAATCGTGCTCTTTTGTTTCTCTTGTTGTGACTCGGAAGCGGCCTTACTCGTCTCCTCGTGCCGAGGAGCTTCCGCCACTCTGCCGCTGCGCTGTAGCGTGTGACTCGGAGATCTGACGGCCGGCGCCGCGTGGGCAATGGCGAGGGGGTGCGAGTCGCTGCCGCTGCAGCTAGGTGGGGGGCGGCGGGCCATTGCTTCTCCTCGCGAGTGTCGCGGCAGGCAGACGTCAAGCAGGAAACGATCGGGAGATGCAAAGCCTGGACAGGGGTGCTCCGCGTCTCCTCGCCGGTCGCCGCGCGCGCGCTCTCGCAGGGAGCACGATGGCCAAGGGCCGAGAAACTTCGCGACACATCGGATGTGGGAAGCGGACAGAGACCCGGATCGCTACCGCATCATCAGACGGACTGCCTTGCTTGCCTATCGGATCCAACGGGCGACGTGGCCAAATACGGTGCAAGATTCGTCTTTTCAAGATACTCTACGTCTCTACCATATATATGATTTATTTATATGAAGCTCTTTTTGGAATATTATATAGGGTATATAAAAACAAAAGGTATATCCATCCAATCCAGCATGTGCAAACTTTGCACGACCACACGACATTTATCCATGTGTCAAAAAGGATTCACTAATTTCCAGCAAAGTTTATCGATTCAAAGTTCTTTCTAGCAAATAAATTGCATATTATATATGAAATACTTTGGTTCTTAATAAAGCAACAAAACTTAAGATTGCTCTGAGAAATTGGAGCACGTTTAataatctcaaaaaaaaaaaaaagaggagagaAACAAACAACAAGAAGAAACTGGATCATGTTTGGACTTGTCTGCACTGCAGACAGACAGCCTGCAGTGTGGCTGAAATCGAAGATCCTGATTTCTGCCGGTGGGAGTGGGAGCGAGCGACGCACTACCGACAATCCCAGGATGGAAGGAAATGCAGAGGCCACGAGCACCAAATCCGCACGAGCGCAGCCGGAAAATATCGAAATTTCCGTAGtccggcgccgccgcccgcctGATCAATGGAGCTCTCCGTCGTGCCATCCCTCTCGCTGTCCCCGCGCCGCGCCCTTCCGCCGCTCCCGGCCAGGagggcggcgcggcggccggccTTCGCCTGCCGCTGCAGCTGCTCCGCGGACGCCGCGTCCGCGGTGGCCACCCGGCGGTGGTTCGCCTCCCTCCTCGCCGCCGCAGCAGGTTCTTGGTTGCTCTGCTCTTTGGTTGTCTGGGTTCTGTTCGCCGGGGGGACTGCGCGTTCTGATCGTTTCTTTGCGTTGTTTGGCGTAGCGGCGGGGGTTGGCGTGGCCGGAGGCCGAGGGGAAGCCGGCGCGGTGTCCACCAGCAGGAGGGCGGTAAGCACCTGACGACCTTGTACTCCTTTAGACCATCTATCAGGATTGCGTCAGGATCCATTGATCTTGTGAAGTTGGGTTGAGATGTCTGTGCTTTGTTTTCGTGTGGTTGCAGCTCAGGGCGTCCAAGATTCCTGACAGCGAATTCACCACCCTGCCCAATGGCCTCAAGTAAGCGCTTCATCTGATTTAGTTTGTGTTGCTGTCATTTTGGGGGAAATTTGGTTCTGTTTTTAGTGTCTCATGTATTAGCATGGGTATGAATCAGAGTTCAAAATAGGTCGTTTCACtgacataaaatctttattcagAGATCAGGCATTTTGCTGATCCTTGTTTCACTGAAAAGATGAAGCATGCTTTTCTATTGCCTGAATCTGCAAAGTACTTACCAAATTTCTGACTAGGTACTATGACATCAAGGTAGGAAGCGGGGCTCAAGCTGTTAAGGGATCCCGTGTTGCGGTAAGTACCACCACAATTTGTGTATCTGGGATCTAGCATGACATAGCCTTAATGGACGAATCATTGGCATTTGCATTTGTCTGCAGTATGCAAATCATACATGACACTGTATCTCCCTAAAAAATATAGTTGACGCTGAATGCAATAATCCAAGGAATAGAGGAATGGTGACCATGAGGTCCCTTGACTCCTGAGACTGGGAAGTCTGAATTGTGTTCATTTGCTTACTGATTTGAAGACGGAATTAATCTCTTCTTGTTTTCTAATGTGCTCTTGTTTTTTTAATCATGTGAATAAATTAATGACTTGCTTGAAATTAGTTAGCATGCTATAACTAGTTGACCGCTGAAAAGTGTCCCCTAAAACTAAGAGATCCCTTTTGAACTTTGATTTTATCATATACCACATGCCAGTGTTGTCATACAAAAAATGATATTTTTTTAACTACTTACAAACGACCTGTATGAATGTTTACCAGCTGCATTGTTATTACAGATAACATAGCTGCATTTATCTTGTATAATGATCAATGCTTAAGTTAGTGTAGGTACATTATGTGGCCAAGTGGAAGGGCATCACATTCATGACAAGCAGGCAGGGTCTTGGTGTTGGTGGTGGAACGGTACTGCTATAACATATTCTGCCTCTTTCTCCATATAATTGCTACATGTCCTCACATCAGAATGTGCTTTTAACTTGTACCAGTCAGTGGTGGTATTGAGCTAAATTTTCCTGACATCTTTTTTTTTACTGTCATCCTGACATCTTATGAAATCTAATATTGGAGAAGTTCCTTGCTCCTAATTATATAAGTTTATCATTATTTTGGTGCTTCTTTATTTGCATGAGTAGaagtttctggacagtttccaTGTTACTTATATTTGATAATCTCAATGTGGTTGTTTAATATTTGCTGTTGTTTACAAGTCTTAAGATTATGTGCAGCCATATGGATTTGACGTAGGCAATTCTGAGAGAGgcaatgttttaaaaggattGGATCTTGGGGTTGAGGGAATGAAAGTGGGAGGCCAGGTCAGTAAATGCATCTTTTGATTTGGTTTCCATATTTGACTTTTCATTTCAAATAAAAGGAAATACATGGACTCTATCTAGAACTTATATGGGCACTGATATGGTTAGCTATGAACCTGAATGAGTATGACTAAGTTCTCCGTGTGTCCATCATTCAATTCTTTACGAAAGAACAATGTTAATGTAATTTGTTGTGCAAGTTCCTTGTGTGATGCCTTAAAAACAATATTGAATATCCATTTGTGTttcaaacaaaagaaaagatgCATAACAAATGTTGGTCTACTCCATCCATTTCATTCTTTTCAACACATATATATGGGAGTTTTAACAGCATTGGAAAACTTTCAGAGGTTGATAATCGTTCCTCCTGAACTGGCATATGGAAAGAAGGGGGTCCAGGAAATTCCTCCAAATGCAACTATTGAGGTAAACTGACATTTGTTTCCACATCATTTACAAATTGTCATGTTCTTTATCAGTTGAAATCATCTCTTCAGTTTTGGTTTTTTCCAtcttatttttttatgttcCCATTTTTCAATAGCTGGATGTCGAGCTACTATCAATCAAACAAAGTCCATTCGGGTAAGTGTGGTTGACTGCTTGTAGTTGACAttaaattttttttctctccaacCGCCATGACAATATAAATTTTCTTTTATGCAGGACTCCTGTGAAGATCATTGAAGGATAGTTGTGCATAGAGTTCTGAAGGAAATGGTACATAACTACATATTTGCATGGACAGTGGAGTGTTGCTATTGAAAAAGGCTAGTTTACCAAATATGCTGGTGCTATTGCATTGATAGTATTCTCTTGTAAGATTTCAAACTTTATTGAAATATAGATTTTTTTCCCCCCACTTATATTTGATTAAGATGGATCCTTACCGATTTCTCCATTACCTGTATTGTTAGAAGAATCCTTGCAGTAAACATTTAGTTGCAAAGAAAAGTATAAATGGTTGGCTACCTTGATagttatataaataaaaataaattgatGTTTGGGATTCCATGTGCAGTTTGTTATTTGAGTTAATGGAAGAAGTGCATACTCTCTGCGTCCCAAAAAAAATGTAATCCTCACTTTTCGGGGAATTAAACAATTTTAAGTTTGTATTTTCATAGCAAACCTATTTTTTGAAGACATAAGTTTAATACTATTCTTTTGTATAAACTTTAGAACATAAGAAAAGTTGGTCTGGTTCAAATCTAGAATTGTattctttttgggacggagggaataTACCATTGTGGAAAAACATAAATAATACAGTAATATGCAACTAGATGTATAAAGAAAAAGCCGTAAGATAAGAACCAAATGGACGACTGTCTTCATCTATCAGACGCAAGCAGAAAGGTTAGATTTTGCACGTCAAGCAATCCTGGCTTATCTGTGGTGATTTGGTCTACTTTCTGATAAGCATGTCCCTGTTGACCTATTTTATTACTATGCTTGTCTGTTATCAATCATGACCACAAGGAGGGAAGCCTTTGGCTGTTAGAAAAGGTTCCGTGGTGCCTAGCAGATGATCGTGGGCAATGTTTTAAACAAGGAGGTAACCCTTTGCATCTTCTGCATGCAAAGTTTATGCTTTCTTCTCAtaatcaagaaatggaacaataCTAATCTTGCCTTGAAAGATAAAGATGATTTCTAGGTTGTTTAAAACTCAGAGCTGCTGGTCTTTATCTCTGAGGTATATTTATGTGAAATAAAATCAAATGGTATGGAATAACCCTAGCCTATACATTTTGCTTGTTCCGGAAaacctttgttttttttttgttcttgaCCAAGGATCAATGTTATCGCAACATCTATATGGATGGTTAAATACCTGAACAAACTTGGCATAGTTTAGCCCTGAAGGCAAAGCAATGTAGGAACAACTTTGGGTGGGCATACATATAGTAGTTAAAAGCTTATTCCACTGAGAGTGGAGGAATGATGAAATCTTTTCAATGGAAAGCAAGAATGCAGAGAGCATCAAGAATCTTCTTCTGAAGATAGTATTTCCCTTAGCTTTTCCCCTGGCTGGTGCTTTTATCTGTGACCTCATAACAAACAGCGCAAATAGGCACAGTAGTTCCACAGACTCATCTGGTAGTTCGTTCCAATTGGAACAATCATTCAGTTCAATCTGtgaagaagaggaggaagaaaTGGAATCAACTCGCCGCACACAGCAAAAGTTGGCGAGAACAGAGAGTGCCTGCAGCACTGCCGGCAGGCTTCTGATCAGTGAACTTGCAAGTGCAAGGCAGGCTTCGAATGCCGAAGAAGCCATGGTGGTAGAGGCCACCGAGGATCCATCAGAAGCTGCATCCAAGAACCAGATCCATGATGACCAGAGAACGAAGACAGACGAAATGGCGAGCCTGAAGCTCATGGTGTCAGCCCTTGAAGACAGAGCCTGCACCATCGAGGCACAGTTCCACGAGTACTGCGACATGAAGGAGCAAGAGTCAGCATACCAGAAGATGCAGATCATGTGCCTGGGCATGAAGCTGGAGCTGCTGGAGTCTCAGAACCAGCGGCTCGAAGCAGCCGCCGCAGAGATCCGCGCGGCCGCCGAAGAGTTTGCGGCCATGAGAGGCAAGCTTGAGAGGCTGCAAGGCAAGTTCAAGACAATGTCGAAGAGAAGCAAGCAAGATTCGGATGCTGTTGGTGAGAAGATCGTGGCTCTCAATGCGAAACAAGCCCAGATGGCGAGAAGGTGCGAGGAGTTTGAGCAGGCCATGGAAGAGATGAAGCA encodes:
- the LOC8075048 gene encoding peptidyl-prolyl cis-trans isomerase FKBP16-4, chloroplastic, which gives rise to MELSVVPSLSLSPRRALPPLPARRAARRPAFACRCSCSADAASAVATRRWFASLLAAAAAAGVGVAGGRGEAGAVSTSRRALRASKIPDSEFTTLPNGLKYYDIKVGSGAQAVKGSRVAVHYVAKWKGITFMTSRQGLGVGGGTPYGFDVGNSERGNVLKGLDLGVEGMKVGGQRLIIVPPELAYGKKGVQEIPPNATIELDVELLSIKQSPFGTPVKIIEG
- the LOC8063635 gene encoding uncharacterized protein LOC8063635, translating into MESKNAESIKNLLLKIVFPLAFPLAGAFICDLITNSANRHSSSTDSSGSSFQLEQSFSSICEEEEEEMESTRRTQQKLARTESACSTAGRLLISELASARQASNAEEAMVVEATEDPSEAASKNQIHDDQRTKTDEMASLKLMVSALEDRACTIEAQFHEYCDMKEQESAYQKMQIMCLGMKLELLESQNQRLEAAAAEIRAAAEEFAAMRGKLERLQGKFKTMSKRSKQDSDAVGEKIVALNAKQAQMARRCEEFEQAMEEMKQLTVQLLEQKGANNENVEVAVERSLRNLSSGRDLVDGLEALRDRWAAGMEEMIYLGWITAWLQHDLMLIDDDNDYGGTYGGDDDEEDEQDGVAPRHAPEELEEEKKKKGETMVASVPPSNQVELCKAASVSSTGSGSAPPRRSVETEPSCMGFAAAASGGRGRDGSGGWSIGRPRLLRKLRGWAAGGKAGGGKSKTTRCRIVGPCCQK